The Drosophila innubila isolate TH190305 chromosome 3R unlocalized genomic scaffold, UK_Dinn_1.0 2_E_3R, whole genome shotgun sequence genome has a segment encoding these proteins:
- the LOC117790677 gene encoding protein spaetzle isoform X2: protein MPPFWWKLLKIMLLLFALFTTIVCINSEMSKRREAEAEAEAEAATIATNSSIDLTPFLSDNLLNIMRNMTQKQPQDEAKKQPQDGAKKQHQAGEVELPAEDIDERVRSIFKVHDGEGVMLFNTTSTEDAPFMPSISTMLSDQPASSESQSQSQYQSQLESQAETKPKPKHYHQYQSLNHQQQSFKVQRSPDGKLNLVFNDPLVSLQPTNQQQPPNHQQPEPLSPQLPRPTPRRPISDNKYRPTQPTPAVIDTGDHQCVDGFNQSRSFCTKVNNYPDLSGLKGILSRRFANFFSDEPQPTDVGLRINDDEQYLCNSHVRYLYPKLGQRLDLSWQYIVNTDEFKQGILIEECDHEGESCQFLDSFPNNYVPICKQHYVIRHLATVNNVSSGQPEVANEPFKIPSCCKCVIKSKFSVDSSP, encoded by the exons ATGCCTCCCTTTTGGTGGAAACTACTTAAAATCATGTTGCTGCTCTTCGCACTCTTCACAACG ATAGTTTGTATCAATAGCGAAATGTCAAAGCGACGCgaggcagaagcagaagcagaggcagaggcagcaactATAGCAACAAACAGCTCCATTGATTTGACGCCCTTTCTGTCCGACAATCTCCTGAATATCATGCGCAACATGACGCAGAAGCAGCCGCAGGATGAGGCAAAGAAGCAGCCACAGGATGGGGCAAAGAAGCAGCATCAGGCAGGCGAGGTGGAG TTGCCAGCCGAGGATATCGATGAGCGTGTTCGTTCCATATTCAAAGTACACGATGGCGAAGGTGTGATGCTTTTTAAT acgacGAGCACGGAAGATGCACCCTTCATGCCATCCATATCCACAATGCTCAGTGATCAGCCAGCGTCATCCGAGTCTCAATCTCAGTCTCAGTATCAATCGCAATTAGAATCTCAGGCAGAGACGAAGCCCAAGCCCAAGCACTATCATCAATATCAAAGCTTGAACCATCAACAACAATCGTTCAAAGTGCAGAGATCACCGGATGGCAAGCTGAATCTTGTCTTTAACGATCCACTCGTCTCTTTGCAGCCCACAAACCAGCAGCAGCCACCAAATCATCAGCAGCCGGAGCCACTGAGTCCACAATTGCCGAGGCCAACGCCACGTCGTCCAATCTCGGACA ATAAGTATCGGCCCACACAGCCCACTCCGGCTGTCATTGATACGGGTGATCATCAGTGCGTGGATGGGTTCAATCAGAGCCGTTCCTTCTGCACCAAGGTCAACAATTATCCGGATTTATCCGGCCTGAAGGGCATTTTGTCCCGCAGATTTGCCAACTTCTTTAGTGACGAGCCACAACCCACGGATGTGGGACTCCGAATCAACGACGACGAGCAATATTTGTGCAACAGCCATGTGAGATACTTGTATCCCAAACTCGGGCAGAGATTGGACCTCTCCTGGCAGTATATTGTCAATACGGATGAGTTCAAGCAGGGCATACTGATCGAAGAATGCGA TCACGAGGGCGAGAGTTGCCAGTTTCTAGACAGTTTTCCCAACAACTATGTGCCGATCTGTAAGCAGCATTATGTGATACGTCACCTAGCGACGGTTAACAATGTGAGCAGTGGTCAACCTGAGGTGGCCAACGAACCCTTCAAGATACCCTCGTGCTGCAAGTGTGTGATAAAAAGCAAATTCTCAGTGGACAGCAGCCCTTGA
- the LOC117790677 gene encoding protein spaetzle isoform X10 — protein sequence MPPFWWKLLKIMLLLFALFTTPTNQQQPPNHQQPEPLSPQLPRPTPRRPISDIIVFPDSIDKYRPTQPTPAVIDTGDHQCVDGFNQSRSFCTKVNNYPDLSGLKGILSRRFANFFSDEPQPTDVGLRINDDEQYLCNSHVRYLYPKLGQRLDLSWQYIVNTDEFKQGILIEECDHEGESCQFLDSFPNNYVPICKQHYVIRHLATVNNVSSGQPEVANEPFKIPSCCKCVIKSKFSVDSSP from the exons ATGCCTCCCTTTTGGTGGAAACTACTTAAAATCATGTTGCTGCTCTTCGCACTCTTCACAACG CCCACAAACCAGCAGCAGCCACCAAATCATCAGCAGCCGGAGCCACTGAGTCCACAATTGCCGAGGCCAACGCCACGTCGTCCAATCTCGGACA TTATCGTGTTTCCCGACTCTATAGATAAGTATCGGCCCACACAGCCCACTCCGGCTGTCATTGATACGGGTGATCATCAGTGCGTGGATGGGTTCAATCAGAGCCGTTCCTTCTGCACCAAGGTCAACAATTATCCGGATTTATCCGGCCTGAAGGGCATTTTGTCCCGCAGATTTGCCAACTTCTTTAGTGACGAGCCACAACCCACGGATGTGGGACTCCGAATCAACGACGACGAGCAATATTTGTGCAACAGCCATGTGAGATACTTGTATCCCAAACTCGGGCAGAGATTGGACCTCTCCTGGCAGTATATTGTCAATACGGATGAGTTCAAGCAGGGCATACTGATCGAAGAATGCGA TCACGAGGGCGAGAGTTGCCAGTTTCTAGACAGTTTTCCCAACAACTATGTGCCGATCTGTAAGCAGCATTATGTGATACGTCACCTAGCGACGGTTAACAATGTGAGCAGTGGTCAACCTGAGGTGGCCAACGAACCCTTCAAGATACCCTCGTGCTGCAAGTGTGTGATAAAAAGCAAATTCTCAGTGGACAGCAGCCCTTGA
- the LOC117790677 gene encoding protein spaetzle isoform X11, producing the protein MPPFWWKLLKIMLLLFALFTTPTNQQQPPNHQQPEPLSPQLPRPTPRRPISDNKYRPTQPTPAVIDTGDHQCVDGFNQSRSFCTKVNNYPDLSGLKGILSRRFANFFSDEPQPTDVGLRINDDEQYLCNSHVRYLYPKLGQRLDLSWQYIVNTDEFKQGILIEECDHEGESCQFLDSFPNNYVPICKQHYVIRHLATVNNVSSGQPEVANEPFKIPSCCKCVIKSKFSVDSSP; encoded by the exons ATGCCTCCCTTTTGGTGGAAACTACTTAAAATCATGTTGCTGCTCTTCGCACTCTTCACAACG CCCACAAACCAGCAGCAGCCACCAAATCATCAGCAGCCGGAGCCACTGAGTCCACAATTGCCGAGGCCAACGCCACGTCGTCCAATCTCGGACA ATAAGTATCGGCCCACACAGCCCACTCCGGCTGTCATTGATACGGGTGATCATCAGTGCGTGGATGGGTTCAATCAGAGCCGTTCCTTCTGCACCAAGGTCAACAATTATCCGGATTTATCCGGCCTGAAGGGCATTTTGTCCCGCAGATTTGCCAACTTCTTTAGTGACGAGCCACAACCCACGGATGTGGGACTCCGAATCAACGACGACGAGCAATATTTGTGCAACAGCCATGTGAGATACTTGTATCCCAAACTCGGGCAGAGATTGGACCTCTCCTGGCAGTATATTGTCAATACGGATGAGTTCAAGCAGGGCATACTGATCGAAGAATGCGA TCACGAGGGCGAGAGTTGCCAGTTTCTAGACAGTTTTCCCAACAACTATGTGCCGATCTGTAAGCAGCATTATGTGATACGTCACCTAGCGACGGTTAACAATGTGAGCAGTGGTCAACCTGAGGTGGCCAACGAACCCTTCAAGATACCCTCGTGCTGCAAGTGTGTGATAAAAAGCAAATTCTCAGTGGACAGCAGCCCTTGA
- the LOC117790677 gene encoding protein spaetzle isoform X7 yields the protein MPPFWWKLLKIMLLLFALFTTIVCINSEMSKRREAEAEAEAEAATIATNSSIDLTPFLSDNLLNIMRNMTQKQPQDEAKKQPQDGAKKQHQAGEVELPAEDIDERVRSIFKVHDGEGVMLFNPTNQQQPPNHQQPEPLSPQLPRPTPRRPISDNKYRPTQPTPAVIDTGDHQCVDGFNQSRSFCTKVNNYPDLSGLKGILSRRFANFFSDEPQPTDVGLRINDDEQYLCNSHVRYLYPKLGQRLDLSWQYIVNTDEFKQGILIEECDHEGESCQFLDSFPNNYVPICKQHYVIRHLATVNNVSSGQPEVANEPFKIPSCCKCVIKSKFSVDSSP from the exons ATGCCTCCCTTTTGGTGGAAACTACTTAAAATCATGTTGCTGCTCTTCGCACTCTTCACAACG ATAGTTTGTATCAATAGCGAAATGTCAAAGCGACGCgaggcagaagcagaagcagaggcagaggcagcaactATAGCAACAAACAGCTCCATTGATTTGACGCCCTTTCTGTCCGACAATCTCCTGAATATCATGCGCAACATGACGCAGAAGCAGCCGCAGGATGAGGCAAAGAAGCAGCCACAGGATGGGGCAAAGAAGCAGCATCAGGCAGGCGAGGTGGAG TTGCCAGCCGAGGATATCGATGAGCGTGTTCGTTCCATATTCAAAGTACACGATGGCGAAGGTGTGATGCTTTTTAAT CCCACAAACCAGCAGCAGCCACCAAATCATCAGCAGCCGGAGCCACTGAGTCCACAATTGCCGAGGCCAACGCCACGTCGTCCAATCTCGGACA ATAAGTATCGGCCCACACAGCCCACTCCGGCTGTCATTGATACGGGTGATCATCAGTGCGTGGATGGGTTCAATCAGAGCCGTTCCTTCTGCACCAAGGTCAACAATTATCCGGATTTATCCGGCCTGAAGGGCATTTTGTCCCGCAGATTTGCCAACTTCTTTAGTGACGAGCCACAACCCACGGATGTGGGACTCCGAATCAACGACGACGAGCAATATTTGTGCAACAGCCATGTGAGATACTTGTATCCCAAACTCGGGCAGAGATTGGACCTCTCCTGGCAGTATATTGTCAATACGGATGAGTTCAAGCAGGGCATACTGATCGAAGAATGCGA TCACGAGGGCGAGAGTTGCCAGTTTCTAGACAGTTTTCCCAACAACTATGTGCCGATCTGTAAGCAGCATTATGTGATACGTCACCTAGCGACGGTTAACAATGTGAGCAGTGGTCAACCTGAGGTGGCCAACGAACCCTTCAAGATACCCTCGTGCTGCAAGTGTGTGATAAAAAGCAAATTCTCAGTGGACAGCAGCCCTTGA
- the LOC117790677 gene encoding protein spaetzle isoform X3 — MPPFWWKLLKIMLLLFALFTTIVCINSEMSKRREAEAEAEAEAATIATNSSIDLTPFLSDNLLNIMRNMTQKQPQDEAKKQPQDGAKKQHQAGEVELPAEDIDERVRSIFKVHDGEGVMLFNTTSTEDAPFMPSISTMLSDQPASSESQSQSQYQSQLESQAETKPKPKHYHQYQSLNHQQQSFKPTNQQQPPNHQQPEPLSPQLPRPTPRRPISDIIVFPDSIDKYRPTQPTPAVIDTGDHQCVDGFNQSRSFCTKVNNYPDLSGLKGILSRRFANFFSDEPQPTDVGLRINDDEQYLCNSHVRYLYPKLGQRLDLSWQYIVNTDEFKQGILIEECDHEGESCQFLDSFPNNYVPICKQHYVIRHLATVNNVSSGQPEVANEPFKIPSCCKCVIKSKFSVDSSP; from the exons ATGCCTCCCTTTTGGTGGAAACTACTTAAAATCATGTTGCTGCTCTTCGCACTCTTCACAACG ATAGTTTGTATCAATAGCGAAATGTCAAAGCGACGCgaggcagaagcagaagcagaggcagaggcagcaactATAGCAACAAACAGCTCCATTGATTTGACGCCCTTTCTGTCCGACAATCTCCTGAATATCATGCGCAACATGACGCAGAAGCAGCCGCAGGATGAGGCAAAGAAGCAGCCACAGGATGGGGCAAAGAAGCAGCATCAGGCAGGCGAGGTGGAG TTGCCAGCCGAGGATATCGATGAGCGTGTTCGTTCCATATTCAAAGTACACGATGGCGAAGGTGTGATGCTTTTTAAT acgacGAGCACGGAAGATGCACCCTTCATGCCATCCATATCCACAATGCTCAGTGATCAGCCAGCGTCATCCGAGTCTCAATCTCAGTCTCAGTATCAATCGCAATTAGAATCTCAGGCAGAGACGAAGCCCAAGCCCAAGCACTATCATCAATATCAAAGCTTGAACCATCAACAACAATCGTTCAAA CCCACAAACCAGCAGCAGCCACCAAATCATCAGCAGCCGGAGCCACTGAGTCCACAATTGCCGAGGCCAACGCCACGTCGTCCAATCTCGGACA TTATCGTGTTTCCCGACTCTATAGATAAGTATCGGCCCACACAGCCCACTCCGGCTGTCATTGATACGGGTGATCATCAGTGCGTGGATGGGTTCAATCAGAGCCGTTCCTTCTGCACCAAGGTCAACAATTATCCGGATTTATCCGGCCTGAAGGGCATTTTGTCCCGCAGATTTGCCAACTTCTTTAGTGACGAGCCACAACCCACGGATGTGGGACTCCGAATCAACGACGACGAGCAATATTTGTGCAACAGCCATGTGAGATACTTGTATCCCAAACTCGGGCAGAGATTGGACCTCTCCTGGCAGTATATTGTCAATACGGATGAGTTCAAGCAGGGCATACTGATCGAAGAATGCGA TCACGAGGGCGAGAGTTGCCAGTTTCTAGACAGTTTTCCCAACAACTATGTGCCGATCTGTAAGCAGCATTATGTGATACGTCACCTAGCGACGGTTAACAATGTGAGCAGTGGTCAACCTGAGGTGGCCAACGAACCCTTCAAGATACCCTCGTGCTGCAAGTGTGTGATAAAAAGCAAATTCTCAGTGGACAGCAGCCCTTGA
- the LOC117790677 gene encoding protein spaetzle isoform X4, with protein MPPFWWKLLKIMLLLFALFTTIVCINSEMSKRREAEAEAEAEAATIATNSSIDLTPFLSDNLLNIMRNMTQKQPQDEAKKQPQDGAKKQHQAGEVELPAEDIDERVRSIFKVHDGEGVMLFNTTSTEDAPFMPSISTMLSDQPASSESQSQSQYQSQLESQAETKPKPKHYHQYQSLNHQQQSFKPTNQQQPPNHQQPEPLSPQLPRPTPRRPISDNKYRPTQPTPAVIDTGDHQCVDGFNQSRSFCTKVNNYPDLSGLKGILSRRFANFFSDEPQPTDVGLRINDDEQYLCNSHVRYLYPKLGQRLDLSWQYIVNTDEFKQGILIEECDHEGESCQFLDSFPNNYVPICKQHYVIRHLATVNNVSSGQPEVANEPFKIPSCCKCVIKSKFSVDSSP; from the exons ATGCCTCCCTTTTGGTGGAAACTACTTAAAATCATGTTGCTGCTCTTCGCACTCTTCACAACG ATAGTTTGTATCAATAGCGAAATGTCAAAGCGACGCgaggcagaagcagaagcagaggcagaggcagcaactATAGCAACAAACAGCTCCATTGATTTGACGCCCTTTCTGTCCGACAATCTCCTGAATATCATGCGCAACATGACGCAGAAGCAGCCGCAGGATGAGGCAAAGAAGCAGCCACAGGATGGGGCAAAGAAGCAGCATCAGGCAGGCGAGGTGGAG TTGCCAGCCGAGGATATCGATGAGCGTGTTCGTTCCATATTCAAAGTACACGATGGCGAAGGTGTGATGCTTTTTAAT acgacGAGCACGGAAGATGCACCCTTCATGCCATCCATATCCACAATGCTCAGTGATCAGCCAGCGTCATCCGAGTCTCAATCTCAGTCTCAGTATCAATCGCAATTAGAATCTCAGGCAGAGACGAAGCCCAAGCCCAAGCACTATCATCAATATCAAAGCTTGAACCATCAACAACAATCGTTCAAA CCCACAAACCAGCAGCAGCCACCAAATCATCAGCAGCCGGAGCCACTGAGTCCACAATTGCCGAGGCCAACGCCACGTCGTCCAATCTCGGACA ATAAGTATCGGCCCACACAGCCCACTCCGGCTGTCATTGATACGGGTGATCATCAGTGCGTGGATGGGTTCAATCAGAGCCGTTCCTTCTGCACCAAGGTCAACAATTATCCGGATTTATCCGGCCTGAAGGGCATTTTGTCCCGCAGATTTGCCAACTTCTTTAGTGACGAGCCACAACCCACGGATGTGGGACTCCGAATCAACGACGACGAGCAATATTTGTGCAACAGCCATGTGAGATACTTGTATCCCAAACTCGGGCAGAGATTGGACCTCTCCTGGCAGTATATTGTCAATACGGATGAGTTCAAGCAGGGCATACTGATCGAAGAATGCGA TCACGAGGGCGAGAGTTGCCAGTTTCTAGACAGTTTTCCCAACAACTATGTGCCGATCTGTAAGCAGCATTATGTGATACGTCACCTAGCGACGGTTAACAATGTGAGCAGTGGTCAACCTGAGGTGGCCAACGAACCCTTCAAGATACCCTCGTGCTGCAAGTGTGTGATAAAAAGCAAATTCTCAGTGGACAGCAGCCCTTGA
- the LOC117790677 gene encoding protein spaetzle isoform X5, translating into MPPFWWKLLKIMLLLFALFTTLPAEDIDERVRSIFKVHDGEGVMLFNTTSTEDAPFMPSISTMLSDQPASSESQSQSQYQSQLESQAETKPKPKHYHQYQSLNHQQQSFKVQRSPDGKLNLVFNDPLVSLQPTNQQQPPNHQQPEPLSPQLPRPTPRRPISDIIVFPDSIDKYRPTQPTPAVIDTGDHQCVDGFNQSRSFCTKVNNYPDLSGLKGILSRRFANFFSDEPQPTDVGLRINDDEQYLCNSHVRYLYPKLGQRLDLSWQYIVNTDEFKQGILIEECDHEGESCQFLDSFPNNYVPICKQHYVIRHLATVNNVSSGQPEVANEPFKIPSCCKCVIKSKFSVDSSP; encoded by the exons ATGCCTCCCTTTTGGTGGAAACTACTTAAAATCATGTTGCTGCTCTTCGCACTCTTCACAACG TTGCCAGCCGAGGATATCGATGAGCGTGTTCGTTCCATATTCAAAGTACACGATGGCGAAGGTGTGATGCTTTTTAAT acgacGAGCACGGAAGATGCACCCTTCATGCCATCCATATCCACAATGCTCAGTGATCAGCCAGCGTCATCCGAGTCTCAATCTCAGTCTCAGTATCAATCGCAATTAGAATCTCAGGCAGAGACGAAGCCCAAGCCCAAGCACTATCATCAATATCAAAGCTTGAACCATCAACAACAATCGTTCAAAGTGCAGAGATCACCGGATGGCAAGCTGAATCTTGTCTTTAACGATCCACTCGTCTCTTTGCAGCCCACAAACCAGCAGCAGCCACCAAATCATCAGCAGCCGGAGCCACTGAGTCCACAATTGCCGAGGCCAACGCCACGTCGTCCAATCTCGGACA TTATCGTGTTTCCCGACTCTATAGATAAGTATCGGCCCACACAGCCCACTCCGGCTGTCATTGATACGGGTGATCATCAGTGCGTGGATGGGTTCAATCAGAGCCGTTCCTTCTGCACCAAGGTCAACAATTATCCGGATTTATCCGGCCTGAAGGGCATTTTGTCCCGCAGATTTGCCAACTTCTTTAGTGACGAGCCACAACCCACGGATGTGGGACTCCGAATCAACGACGACGAGCAATATTTGTGCAACAGCCATGTGAGATACTTGTATCCCAAACTCGGGCAGAGATTGGACCTCTCCTGGCAGTATATTGTCAATACGGATGAGTTCAAGCAGGGCATACTGATCGAAGAATGCGA TCACGAGGGCGAGAGTTGCCAGTTTCTAGACAGTTTTCCCAACAACTATGTGCCGATCTGTAAGCAGCATTATGTGATACGTCACCTAGCGACGGTTAACAATGTGAGCAGTGGTCAACCTGAGGTGGCCAACGAACCCTTCAAGATACCCTCGTGCTGCAAGTGTGTGATAAAAAGCAAATTCTCAGTGGACAGCAGCCCTTGA
- the LOC117790677 gene encoding protein spaetzle isoform X9, translating into MPPFWWKLLKIMLLLFALFTTLPAEDIDERVRSIFKVHDGEGVMLFNPTNQQQPPNHQQPEPLSPQLPRPTPRRPISDIIVFPDSIDKYRPTQPTPAVIDTGDHQCVDGFNQSRSFCTKVNNYPDLSGLKGILSRRFANFFSDEPQPTDVGLRINDDEQYLCNSHVRYLYPKLGQRLDLSWQYIVNTDEFKQGILIEECDHEGESCQFLDSFPNNYVPICKQHYVIRHLATVNNVSSGQPEVANEPFKIPSCCKCVIKSKFSVDSSP; encoded by the exons ATGCCTCCCTTTTGGTGGAAACTACTTAAAATCATGTTGCTGCTCTTCGCACTCTTCACAACG TTGCCAGCCGAGGATATCGATGAGCGTGTTCGTTCCATATTCAAAGTACACGATGGCGAAGGTGTGATGCTTTTTAAT CCCACAAACCAGCAGCAGCCACCAAATCATCAGCAGCCGGAGCCACTGAGTCCACAATTGCCGAGGCCAACGCCACGTCGTCCAATCTCGGACA TTATCGTGTTTCCCGACTCTATAGATAAGTATCGGCCCACACAGCCCACTCCGGCTGTCATTGATACGGGTGATCATCAGTGCGTGGATGGGTTCAATCAGAGCCGTTCCTTCTGCACCAAGGTCAACAATTATCCGGATTTATCCGGCCTGAAGGGCATTTTGTCCCGCAGATTTGCCAACTTCTTTAGTGACGAGCCACAACCCACGGATGTGGGACTCCGAATCAACGACGACGAGCAATATTTGTGCAACAGCCATGTGAGATACTTGTATCCCAAACTCGGGCAGAGATTGGACCTCTCCTGGCAGTATATTGTCAATACGGATGAGTTCAAGCAGGGCATACTGATCGAAGAATGCGA TCACGAGGGCGAGAGTTGCCAGTTTCTAGACAGTTTTCCCAACAACTATGTGCCGATCTGTAAGCAGCATTATGTGATACGTCACCTAGCGACGGTTAACAATGTGAGCAGTGGTCAACCTGAGGTGGCCAACGAACCCTTCAAGATACCCTCGTGCTGCAAGTGTGTGATAAAAAGCAAATTCTCAGTGGACAGCAGCCCTTGA
- the LOC117790677 gene encoding protein spaetzle isoform X8: MPPFWWKLLKIMLLLFALFTTTTSTEDAPFMPSISTMLSDQPASSESQSQSQYQSQLESQAETKPKPKHYHQYQSLNHQQQSFKVQRSPDGKLNLVFNDPLVSLQPTNQQQPPNHQQPEPLSPQLPRPTPRRPISDIIVFPDSIDKYRPTQPTPAVIDTGDHQCVDGFNQSRSFCTKVNNYPDLSGLKGILSRRFANFFSDEPQPTDVGLRINDDEQYLCNSHVRYLYPKLGQRLDLSWQYIVNTDEFKQGILIEECDHEGESCQFLDSFPNNYVPICKQHYVIRHLATVNNVSSGQPEVANEPFKIPSCCKCVIKSKFSVDSSP, translated from the exons ATGCCTCCCTTTTGGTGGAAACTACTTAAAATCATGTTGCTGCTCTTCGCACTCTTCACAACG acgacGAGCACGGAAGATGCACCCTTCATGCCATCCATATCCACAATGCTCAGTGATCAGCCAGCGTCATCCGAGTCTCAATCTCAGTCTCAGTATCAATCGCAATTAGAATCTCAGGCAGAGACGAAGCCCAAGCCCAAGCACTATCATCAATATCAAAGCTTGAACCATCAACAACAATCGTTCAAAGTGCAGAGATCACCGGATGGCAAGCTGAATCTTGTCTTTAACGATCCACTCGTCTCTTTGCAGCCCACAAACCAGCAGCAGCCACCAAATCATCAGCAGCCGGAGCCACTGAGTCCACAATTGCCGAGGCCAACGCCACGTCGTCCAATCTCGGACA TTATCGTGTTTCCCGACTCTATAGATAAGTATCGGCCCACACAGCCCACTCCGGCTGTCATTGATACGGGTGATCATCAGTGCGTGGATGGGTTCAATCAGAGCCGTTCCTTCTGCACCAAGGTCAACAATTATCCGGATTTATCCGGCCTGAAGGGCATTTTGTCCCGCAGATTTGCCAACTTCTTTAGTGACGAGCCACAACCCACGGATGTGGGACTCCGAATCAACGACGACGAGCAATATTTGTGCAACAGCCATGTGAGATACTTGTATCCCAAACTCGGGCAGAGATTGGACCTCTCCTGGCAGTATATTGTCAATACGGATGAGTTCAAGCAGGGCATACTGATCGAAGAATGCGA TCACGAGGGCGAGAGTTGCCAGTTTCTAGACAGTTTTCCCAACAACTATGTGCCGATCTGTAAGCAGCATTATGTGATACGTCACCTAGCGACGGTTAACAATGTGAGCAGTGGTCAACCTGAGGTGGCCAACGAACCCTTCAAGATACCCTCGTGCTGCAAGTGTGTGATAAAAAGCAAATTCTCAGTGGACAGCAGCCCTTGA
- the LOC117790677 gene encoding protein spaetzle isoform X1: protein MPPFWWKLLKIMLLLFALFTTIVCINSEMSKRREAEAEAEAEAATIATNSSIDLTPFLSDNLLNIMRNMTQKQPQDEAKKQPQDGAKKQHQAGEVELPAEDIDERVRSIFKVHDGEGVMLFNTTSTEDAPFMPSISTMLSDQPASSESQSQSQYQSQLESQAETKPKPKHYHQYQSLNHQQQSFKVQRSPDGKLNLVFNDPLVSLQPTNQQQPPNHQQPEPLSPQLPRPTPRRPISDIIVFPDSIDKYRPTQPTPAVIDTGDHQCVDGFNQSRSFCTKVNNYPDLSGLKGILSRRFANFFSDEPQPTDVGLRINDDEQYLCNSHVRYLYPKLGQRLDLSWQYIVNTDEFKQGILIEECDHEGESCQFLDSFPNNYVPICKQHYVIRHLATVNNVSSGQPEVANEPFKIPSCCKCVIKSKFSVDSSP, encoded by the exons ATGCCTCCCTTTTGGTGGAAACTACTTAAAATCATGTTGCTGCTCTTCGCACTCTTCACAACG ATAGTTTGTATCAATAGCGAAATGTCAAAGCGACGCgaggcagaagcagaagcagaggcagaggcagcaactATAGCAACAAACAGCTCCATTGATTTGACGCCCTTTCTGTCCGACAATCTCCTGAATATCATGCGCAACATGACGCAGAAGCAGCCGCAGGATGAGGCAAAGAAGCAGCCACAGGATGGGGCAAAGAAGCAGCATCAGGCAGGCGAGGTGGAG TTGCCAGCCGAGGATATCGATGAGCGTGTTCGTTCCATATTCAAAGTACACGATGGCGAAGGTGTGATGCTTTTTAAT acgacGAGCACGGAAGATGCACCCTTCATGCCATCCATATCCACAATGCTCAGTGATCAGCCAGCGTCATCCGAGTCTCAATCTCAGTCTCAGTATCAATCGCAATTAGAATCTCAGGCAGAGACGAAGCCCAAGCCCAAGCACTATCATCAATATCAAAGCTTGAACCATCAACAACAATCGTTCAAAGTGCAGAGATCACCGGATGGCAAGCTGAATCTTGTCTTTAACGATCCACTCGTCTCTTTGCAGCCCACAAACCAGCAGCAGCCACCAAATCATCAGCAGCCGGAGCCACTGAGTCCACAATTGCCGAGGCCAACGCCACGTCGTCCAATCTCGGACA TTATCGTGTTTCCCGACTCTATAGATAAGTATCGGCCCACACAGCCCACTCCGGCTGTCATTGATACGGGTGATCATCAGTGCGTGGATGGGTTCAATCAGAGCCGTTCCTTCTGCACCAAGGTCAACAATTATCCGGATTTATCCGGCCTGAAGGGCATTTTGTCCCGCAGATTTGCCAACTTCTTTAGTGACGAGCCACAACCCACGGATGTGGGACTCCGAATCAACGACGACGAGCAATATTTGTGCAACAGCCATGTGAGATACTTGTATCCCAAACTCGGGCAGAGATTGGACCTCTCCTGGCAGTATATTGTCAATACGGATGAGTTCAAGCAGGGCATACTGATCGAAGAATGCGA TCACGAGGGCGAGAGTTGCCAGTTTCTAGACAGTTTTCCCAACAACTATGTGCCGATCTGTAAGCAGCATTATGTGATACGTCACCTAGCGACGGTTAACAATGTGAGCAGTGGTCAACCTGAGGTGGCCAACGAACCCTTCAAGATACCCTCGTGCTGCAAGTGTGTGATAAAAAGCAAATTCTCAGTGGACAGCAGCCCTTGA